One window of Dehalococcoidia bacterium genomic DNA carries:
- a CDS encoding DUF4263 domain-containing protein gives MTTIKTTKNGIDYLRGILKEKARTVTRVVFWKIHHKDALREDICLKIGRYNKNDDSSETPTDTSPKSELTLECDEFHELINFLSENYEPFKKGVREYFPLDEKFDHEKTEHLKAIFDNPDQETLLNFIAENNILPEDLIAGLQNRARKKAIIEFENMLGRNLLEQRWQEWFKRNDWVLGSEFVKILDEREIDSEHISDYLIQAYDGFLDIIEIKRPEGSLKFWLEQKDHGNYVPSIELTKAITQATIYLYEVEREANSIKFLERVGNVKTIKPRCILIFGRSNNWCDEEREAYRILNSNYHNLTIMTYDHVLSRAKKITSLNSEEAV, from the coding sequence ATGACAACAATTAAGACAACCAAAAACGGTATTGATTATCTACGTGGAATTCTTAAAGAAAAGGCCAGAACCGTCACTCGCGTAGTTTTTTGGAAAATCCATCATAAAGATGCACTCCGGGAAGATATTTGTCTCAAGATAGGTAGATATAACAAAAACGACGACTCTTCCGAAACGCCTACAGATACATCCCCAAAAAGTGAATTAACTTTAGAATGTGATGAATTCCACGAACTAATCAATTTCTTGTCAGAAAATTACGAGCCCTTTAAGAAGGGCGTTCGGGAATATTTTCCTCTTGACGAAAAATTTGATCACGAAAAAACCGAGCATTTAAAAGCAATATTTGATAATCCAGACCAAGAGACATTATTAAATTTCATAGCAGAGAATAACATTTTGCCTGAAGACCTGATTGCCGGACTGCAAAATCGCGCAAGAAAAAAAGCAATAATAGAGTTCGAAAATATGCTCGGTCGGAACCTGCTTGAGCAAAGATGGCAAGAATGGTTTAAACGCAATGATTGGGTACTCGGAAGCGAATTTGTGAAAATACTAGATGAACGAGAAATTGACTCAGAACATATAAGCGATTATTTAATCCAAGCCTATGATGGGTTTCTTGATATAATTGAAATCAAGCGCCCAGAAGGTAGTTTAAAGTTTTGGCTTGAACAGAAAGATCATGGTAACTATGTTCCTTCTATTGAACTAACTAAAGCAATTACTCAAGCTACTATTTACCTTTATGAAGTCGAACGTGAGGCAAACAGTATTAAGTTTCTTGAGAGGGTTGGCAATGTAAAAACAATAAAACCTCGTTGTATATTAATATTTGGAAGGTCTAATAACTGGTGTGACGAAGAACGCGAAGCTTATCGTATTCTGAATTCGAATTATCATAATTTAACAATAATGACTTATGACCATGTTTTAAGTAGAGCGAAAAAGATAACGTCGC